The Lates calcarifer isolate ASB-BC8 linkage group LG14, TLL_Latcal_v3, whole genome shotgun sequence genome has a segment encoding these proteins:
- the LOC108895247 gene encoding LOW QUALITY PROTEIN: serine protease HTRA3-like (The sequence of the model RefSeq protein was modified relative to this genomic sequence to represent the inferred CDS: inserted 1 base in 1 codon; deleted 3 bases in 2 codons), producing MQIFLYTAVLFYLKESASAEPKATCPTRCDVSTCPSPSCPSGYVPDRCNCCLVCAXGEGEPCGRKDDLPCGDGLECSPAGKRLSKGLCQCKFSHEVCGSDGKTYSNVCHLKATSRKALQQGLPGITQTQKGPCETSIGPSHAASPRYKFNFIADVVEKIAPAVVHIELFLRHPLFGRNIPLSSGSGFVMSENGLIVTNAHVVSSSSPVSGQQHLKVQMHNGDVYEASIKDIDKKSDIATIKINPQTMLPILFLGHSADLRPGEFVVAIGSPFALQNTVTTGIVSTAQRDGKELGLRDSDMDYIQTDAIINYGNSGGPLVNLDGEVIGINTLKVAAGISFAIPSDRIIRFLNDSLDKHNKDVRSIKKRFIGIRMLTITPALTEELKQQNPDFPNVTSGIYVHEVVPHSPAQKGGIKDGDIIVKLNGRPLMTTADLQGALQEETALLLEVRRDNDDLLFNIEPDVIMQ from the exons atgcagatcTTCCTGTACACAGCTGTGTTGTTCTATCTCAAGGAGTCTGCCAGCGCTGAGCCCAAAGCCACATGTCCAACACGGTGCGATGTGAGTACCTGTCCGAGTCCCAGCTGCCCCAGCGGTTACGTGCCGGACCGCTGCAACTGCTGCCTGGTGTGCG CAGGGGAAGGAGAGCCGTGCGGCCGCAAGGACGACCTGCCGTGTGGGGACGGACTGGAGTGC TCACCCGCGGGCAAGCGGCTCTCTAAGGGGCTCTGTCAGTGCAAGTTCAGCCACGAAGTTTGT GGCAGCGATGGAAAGACCTACAGTAATGTGTGCCACCTGAAGGCGACCAGTAGGAAGGCTCTGCAACAGGGACTGCCTGGCATCACCCAGACCCAGAAAGGACCGTGTGAGACCAGTATAG GTCCTTCACATGCTGCCAGTCCTCGTTACAAGTTCAACTTCATAGCTGATGTAGTGGAGAAAATTGCCCCTGCTGTGGTCCACATCGAGCTCTTCCTCAG GCATCCTCTCTTTGGCCGGAACATCCCACTGTCTAGTGGATCTGGGTTTGTAATGTCAGAGAATGGACTAATTGTTACCAACGCCCATGTAGTCTCAAGCAGCTCTCCAGTGTCCGGCCAACAGCACCTCAAG gtCCAGATGCATAATGGTGATGTATATGAAGCCAGCATCAAAGACATAGACAAAAAATCTGACATTGCTACCATCAAAATCAACCCCCAG ACAATGCTGCCTATATTGTTTCTGGGCCACAGCGCAGACCTGAGGCCAGGGGAGTTCGTGGTTGCGATTGGCAGCCCCTTTGCCCTCCAGAACACTGTCACCACTGGCATTGTCAGCACCGCCCAGAGAGATGGCAAGGAACTGGGCCTCAGGGACTCTGACATGGACTACATCCAGACGGATGCTATTATCAAT TATGGGAATTCAGGAGGACCTCTTGTCAATTTG GATGGGGAGGTGATCGGCATCAACACACTGAAGGTTGCAGCAGGAATCTCATTTGCCATCCCATCCGACAGGATCATTCGGTTCCTTAATGATTCCCTTGATAAGCATAATAAAG ATGTGAGGTCAATAAAGAAGCGTTTCATTGGAATAAGGATGTTGACCATCACACCAGC GTTAACTGAAGAGCTAAAACAGCAGAACCCGGATTTCCCTAATGTTACTAGTGGGATTTATGTCCATGAGGTCGTTCCTCACTCACCTGCACAAAA aggCGGTATCAAAGACGGTGACATTATTGTGAAACTGAACGGCAGACCTCTGATGACAACAGCTGACCTGCAGGGGGcactgcaggaggagacagcccTGCTACTGGAAGTCAGGAGGGACAACGATGACCTGCTCTTTAACATTGAACCTGACGTTATCATGCAGTAG